The following coding sequences lie in one Methanotorris formicicus Mc-S-70 genomic window:
- a CDS encoding DUF357 domain-containing protein, with product MCKRGNEIKNIITDEKLNNYLRRTEEAIQIIKKGLPPKRSLLYDVAEDFLLMIESYYKDAKAFIDVGDYVNAFASLNYAYGWIDAGARLGIFDVGDDDVRFTLAK from the coding sequence ATGTGCAAGAGGGGCAATGAGATAAAAAATATCATTACAGATGAGAAATTAAACAACTACTTAAGAAGAACAGAAGAAGCCATACAGATAATAAAAAAGGGATTACCTCCAAAAAGAAGTTTACTTTATGATGTTGCAGAGGACTTTCTATTGATGATAGAGAGTTATTATAAGGATGCAAAAGCATTTATAGATGTAGGGGATTATGTTAATGCATTTGCATCATTAAATTATGCCTACGGTTGGATAGACGCTGGGGCAAGGTTGGGTATCTTTGATGTGGGAGATGATGATGTTAGATTCACATTGGCAAAATAA
- a CDS encoding DUF555 domain-containing protein, with protein MGNYHVTLQAAYVVKNVDDVEDAINVAISQIGKTLNRHSMEYVDIDIGLTICPKCGEPIDCVLVVARTALVGILLSMRVFNAESTEHAIRIAKATIGKALKDIPLEVVDVVEMRK; from the coding sequence ATGGGGAATTATCACGTAACACTACAGGCAGCATACGTTGTGAAGAATGTGGATGATGTTGAGGATGCCATTAATGTGGCTATTTCTCAAATAGGGAAAACCTTAAACAGACATAGCATGGAATATGTGGATATTGACATTGGATTAACAATATGTCCAAAATGCGGTGAGCCCATAGATTGTGTACTTGTTGTTGCAAGAACTGCATTGGTTGGAATCTTACTGTCAATGAGGGTATTTAATGCTGAAAGTACAGAACATGCAATAAGGATAGCAAAGGCAACAATTGGAAAGGCTTTAAAAGATATCCCATTGGAAGTTGTGGATGTTGTAGAAATGCGTAAATAA